The DNA region ctcTATTGACCAGCATGCATATCTAAACTCCAAATGTCACCACATAACTCTGAAGTGTGACTAAAGGTGATCTTCTGAGCCACTCACCAGTGTTCTTGCTGGTGTGGAGTCTAGGAGGCAGAGTGGTATACGGTCTCCAGTCCTGAGATGTGGCGCTGTTTGCAGAGGTAGTAGGGAGTTGAGGGGTGTGCAGCGACAGTGATGTGGGACTGAGAAGAAGGGCGCTCTCCTGGTCCTGCTGGAGAGCCTGGCGCGTTAAGCGGGCGTGACGCGCCGACAGGAGGTACAGGAAGGCTGGGTCGCCGTCCTGCCGAACGCCGTATGAGGCGAGAGTGCGCTGGTCTGTGCACAGGCATTGGCCAATCACCCACCGCTGCACCCGTGGGTGAAAACCATATTCTAGGAACATCTGAGAACGTAGACAAGGAAAGCAAATGAGATCAACAGTGAAAGAGGAAAACGATAATGAGCAAAATAACAGGGCTGTGAAAGGAAAGAATGAATAGGAGACTACCTGCTGTTTCAGTGCGGCGGTAGTCATATGCTGAAAAACTTTCAGAGTGACACAACAAGATGTAGTAGAATCTTCAACTATAACAgtcaaactgtaaaataaagttgAAACACATCCCATCAGACAAGCCTACTGAATATCCTACACCATCAATCATTCAATTATGCTTTGACATGCTAATCTTTTTCAAACAACATTCCCACTTGATTTCAGTGTCTTCATAGCCTTGGGCAGAGGGCTGAATCTTAAGAGCAGCTCGTTGTCTAGCGAGTGTGGCAGCGAAGACCGAAGCCGACTGCGAGTCGCCCGCTTCTATGGCACGGCTCAACTCAATGCAGGTGTCCTCTGCCGATGCAAACGTACATGACACGCGAATAAGTTAACAAGAATGGAGAAAAAGGTCAGGTTATGTTCAAAAGAAAGAAGTCCAATAAACAAACCTGTTTGTTGCAAGGCCGAAGTGTTCTGACAATGGAGGCCATCCAGGGAGCTgccctgctgctgaggaggtgCTGCCAAGGAAACATTGAACCAGAATTATTTATAGTCTTCCAACTCATAATGTTTTGTACTTCTTAGACAAAAGAACTATCTCTCAAGAGAAGTATTTAATGGTTTCTGGAGCATCATACCCTAACCTAGGCCTCTTCTAAAAGGTCCCTCAGCTTAAATCTGCTTGGCTTACAAGGGGAGATTCCCAGGGAGGATTCCTACATCTGTGCTTTCAGCTATATtaagagagctggaaaacatgGGCCTGGGTTTGGTTACAGCTACAGCTCCTGAACTCCACAGTCATTCCTAGCACTAGAGTGCACAATTGTTATAGGGGGtgcattggggggggggttactctGAATACATTTGGACCCACTGCGTAACAGAACCACCCGATCCCCTCACCTATATAGAGTTTGAATAAACAAATGATTGTATGATTGTAGAGTTATATCTAGTTTTCCCTTTCTTTGCCTCTCAAGCCAAGATATAAAGTTTGGTTGCAGTGGTTAACCTCCATGCCACTTGTGTTTAAAAGCATGGACCGGACCAGTGAAGCGCTCCTCCGTCTGAGATGCTCACATGACCGTGATGCAAGTACATTTTCACCATTTTCCCCTGCGCTCCTGGTGACTAAAGCAGAAATGTGCTGATGTGATAAGATAAGAGCCTGACCTCTGTGCGCTTCTCTCAATGACGACATCACCACGGTAGCCCACTCCTGGGCCTCTTTGTCGGAGCGGAAGTTGAAGCTGATGCGGTCACATGGAGGAGCCACCAAGCTCAGCTCGTGACACTTCGGGGACTTCACTTCATAGTTGACCGCCCTCAAATCAAACTCAGCAATGGTCTGGGAATAAAGCAGGAAAGAGCGAGAATGAGAGGGGATGAGGCAAACAGCAAATAGTACAAGCTCTGTAGGTAGTTGCTGACGTGACGAGATGAAAGCACTTGACAACAACCCTCATGAATCCTTTTCTTAATACAAAACTCAAGCATCTCGTAAGAAcctgttgctttgtgttgaaCTTGTAACACTCCCACTTTTATGCATGCCTTCACATTCCCAGCGAGCCAGGCAAAACAGAATGGCATGGAGTGCATAAAGTACATATCTGTGACACGTTAAAGAGTTATGAATCAGGTTAATCCAGCTCTGACCACAACTTAGATGTTTAAAAGCCCACTAGTGGAGGTTTACtttcacagtaacacacacaagcactggTCATTAGTATGAATTTATATCTAGCTGTATTGAAATTGGACTTCCATTAAAGAAGACAGGCAGGACCCCGATCATAACAATCCCATGACTACTACTGTAGCTACCGGTGTTGCCACCGTCCACCCACCGCACTCCGGCCggtcccgccgccgccgtcctgcaGCGACAGCCGGAATTCCCCGGATTTCCCCGGGTCCATGCTGAGCTGCAGGCGGAGCGACTCGTCGCCCGCTCCCGGAAGACACAGCGGCCGAATCCCCGAGTGACACACCGACACCCGCGCCGACATGAGCACGGTCGGGCAGGCGAGTTGCGGCGGCGAGGCCCCGTAGTGAGCGGGGAGGGCGGCGGGCTGGTCCGGCGTGAAGCCCGGGCTCGAGGTCCAACCGCCCGAACTCAGCGACATCCTGCCGACAGGCTCATGTAGAAGACAAGCACACGGGCGCCGCGGGCTGCTTTACCCGCCGTCCCACGCCGCCCCTGCCCCCTGGTTCGAGGAGACTTCGGGGGTAATTTCTCACATTGTACCTCGCTGATGAAACTTATCGTCGGCTAAATGTGCATCGTCCTCCCGGCGGCAGGAAGCGAGTCCGTGGACGGtgacagcagtttgaagcgacTTAAAAACTAGTCCAAGCTCAAGCTTTCACTTCTCTTTTCCGCTTCAACTAAAGCCGCGGCCTCGGAGACGTTTAATGTTTCTTCCAAGCTGCGACGCGTCAACAAAAAAACCCTTTTGCGGCAGTAAATACGCTCGTTGACGCCGAGGTACCCGCTGTAAGCTACTTTGAAATTGTCGTAACGCCGATATGTTGTTGGAGCTCGAGCATTTGCTTCGCACCGCGCATGCGCTGTTTTAAGGGTGACGTAAGCTTTTACAATATTTATGAAGGCTGTTGCTTTTATTAGCTGCACGAAAGACGAGGTTGTTTAGATCGTCTGTTAGATGATTTTATGGGTCacgtttattatatttattttagatGCAGCGACCGTCCTTTTCaagttaatgtttaatgtttaattttcctTTAATCTAATGCAATAaaatctgtgtttgtttacgtctgtacaagtgtgtgtgggtgtgtgtttgtgtgctgtgtttgacCACAAAGGGGCAGCAAAGCACCCAACACCATTCTTTATTCCATTATTGCTTTAATACTTTTAATGTGACTGAACTACATTCAGTCAAGCTATATTTGTTTCTGTGCTTCACATAATTGCATAATGCATTATTTTGAGTTTGTTTACAATACAGTTCTCATCAGCTTTGACTTGGGGCTTTCTTTTTTGACATATGTTGAGGCTGTAGaaatttaaacaaattacaTGAGACTCACATAACGAACATATGATCTCTACCCCAAAAGCCGCGGATCCAtgctttgatgttttattttaaaagtttgAAGCACAACTTCCCAGTTTGACAATCTATTCAGTAATTGTTAGTAATCATTTTTATTAAGTAGAATTTTCAAAAGCACACCAGTTTCTACTTTTGTAACCactctttgtgttttgtactTGGAAACATTAACCTTTGTGGAACTATTAAAACCACAATCTATACATcttttgttctgaatgaaaaggaaatTCCTTCAATGAACTTCTCACTTCCCACTTCTCTGCTGACTTCctaaaaacctttttttgatcAGTCATGGACAAATAATGTTCAGACCCACACACTTTGTAGGTCACGACCATGAGGCAATTAACAAAATATACTGTAGTGCAAAAGGACAGTGATTTACACCACAAAGCTAACTTGGGTCAAGCAGTTAATCATTCTGTAAGCAGAGATTCAGAGTCAATGTGTTCCTCTTCCTTCAAATATAAAAGGAGGGATTTTGTTATATTTGAATGGGTGATGATTTATCAAAGTGTACAGCCAGTAGCATTAAATATGTAGATATATAAAACTATATCACACAACCAGTGCTTTGGCAAAGTGTAGGGACAATATTTTTCTAAAAATCTGGAGACCAAAGTAACAGAGAAaacatgtctttgttttttttttcattcattcattcagtaacacacacagagacacacaaatgaGCCCCGAAAGCTTTCCTGGACAGCGCCAAGCATTTCACACCTGCTTGTGACAAATCTGTTTCattatttacacatgctttaaCATTGTGCTGCGATAACACGCCCTCTGGTCGTTATCTTCTCATAACTGCAATCGTACCCTGGATTCTATAATCTAATCAGAACGCAGCCCTAAGGTGAAACTGTGTCCTCAGTTGGACACACATGCATCACCGACAGGCCTGaagacacgcaaacacacttGACTGGGTGACATTTCCCTCTCATTGTCCCCTCTGTATTATTAGCAAGCACTTGACACAGAAtccattcacattcacacatgtaATTTTCTAagatctctcctcctcttttcctctgtgCATTTTTAATCTCTGTATTTGTAGCTGCATTATCAAGAAAGTTCCCTAAAGCCTGGTCTCTGGTGATAAAGCAGTCTTGTACCTTGTAATCAAACTGATTGATGTACAGCTCATCAAAAACACCCACCACAGTTCCGGGTCACTGTCCGACAGACCTACTTGAGGCGGTGGGTCTCCCTCCCCGTGTTCGTTAATTTAAGGTTGTCCTCGTGTCACCGACTGCCTGATGGACTGTTCTGCTACGTGACACACATTAGAAAACTTCCAAAAGCGGACCTGCTTCCTCAAAAGGCATGAGGGGTTTAAAGGTTgtgcagaggggggagggggggggggggggttgtgatgCATCCTGTAGTCTGGAAACGCTGGTTGTGGCTGACGTTCTTGATTCATCATCCAACAACCCCATGGATATATAAGCTGGAGCACACCTGCTAAACAATAAACGACTCCAGACCTCCACCAACAGAACTCAGTGTGTTACCAAAGTCCAGGGTAAGAAACTGTCAAATAGACTGTGatagattttaatttattttatttacttgattaattattcttagtatgaTCAAATAttccaatatatatatatatatattttagggTGCTTTTAATTATATTGCTATATTTCTTTTGGTAGTATTTAAAGTTGATTTTGAACTGCTCTGATGTGAGTCAAACATCTTCTTCTCCAGTGCCTTGAGCGACTCCTCACAGCATGCTGCCCAGCGGAGCGTCTGACGTCCGGATCTGCGTGCTGACGAGCCGCTGGCTGCCCGCAGCCCTGGCGCTGCTGCTCGtcctctcctgcagcttcagcagcgcgCACAGCACCACGGTGGAGCACGACTTCCACATTGTCCACAATGTGGACAACAGAAGTAAGACTCGACTTTACGAATACGGCATTTTACGCTTGTCATAAGCTCCGTGCTTGGTCTGTAGAAGCGGGGCAGGAAGGCAGCAAACCGACGCTGCCACCTCTCAGTGAGTTTACAGCGACTTTTTCGCTCATCATTTATTTCCAGTCAcgtgtttgatttgtttaaaggttaCAAAACACTTTTGCTACGTTAATAAACTTTAATCGGAATAGTCTACTTAACCTTGTTTAGGTCTCAGAAATACCTTTACGTTGAGATCAATAAAGTTTCTTTAATCTTAAATATGTTTAATTTAAGGCGCCACTCACATTTTCATCATGAAGATATTTTTTCATTTAGtctcttatttattttgaaatatttcatAAAATTGTATGGTTATTAAAggtcattttacattttacaatatAATATGTAAAAAGGGGCCAGTGAGTGTatgcttttaataaaatatcCTAGTTAAACACACTCTAAACAGCaatgtttttgtaattttagcattacagtatattttatatttgtttattttactctGCTTTCTCGACCACCTCTCCATCAAAGAGTGAatggaaaacaataatttataCTATAATTTATTGTACTTCTGCTGATTTTCATTTCATATTTAGTGTGCAACTAGATGTGACTAAACCTCCACCTAAGCTGATCACATTCAAGACATATTGCCCTGCACGGTTCTAATGTTGCTGTCTGATCACCAGGCCCAGAGATAGACCCGTTCTGGTACGTTGGGCGTGGAGTGAGACCCATCGGCCGCTTTGGGAAGAGACACAGCAGCGTGGAGGCTCTGGGCAGTGGGGGCATGCAGCCTGTTGTCAGGGTGGTGcatctgctcctcagcagcCTCAGAAACAAGGAAACCTTGGGAAAGTACTCAACACGGAGGACAGGGAttggttaccatgacaacatcTGAGCATCTTCATTTTTTATCCTGAGGTTATTTGTTCTTTCATTCTAGCCCTTATATGTATTTATCTCTGTTGTCTGTCACGAGGACTTGTCTGATCCATAATAAACCTATTTCCAACTGCATCTGTACATAAAAATATCTATATTGATTAATAAAGATGTTGTGATTAAACACGACTCTTCTTGTAtttgacacaaacagaaagcagtCTAACTTTGCAAAGTTTATTCATTTCATaatacatgtttgtttttttctcagagTACTGTGGCACATAGAGAATCTGTCTTTTTTGCTTGGTAATATTTTTCCCCAACATGTCATATGGATTGCAACAAACAACTGCACATAAAAGTTGAAAGGCCCGCGTGTAGAGCTGTGCACCTTGGAACTCTTCATGGTCATTCACGCCGGATTCAAAGAGGAACAAAAGAAATATTGTTTTGGCTGTGCAAGTCTGAGTATGTGGGACATGGTTACAGTAGCAAATTAGTCTTACTGCATGAATCCATTCTTACAACCCATGATAGCTATACACAGCCTCTCGCACACAACACTGAAATATTGGTCAGCTATGATTGGGCAATAAACACATTGTTCTATATCATATCCATCTTTTTACactcatatacatatattaagAAATTCTGTCATGGGACACTATACTTTTATACATTAGAAAAATACAAGATACTGATGATTGGACCCTTGTAGCTGTGCTTCTCATGGGAAATTTTACATCATCTTgataaaacatgcatttataCATCGACACCTGTAGAACAAGTTTGACAAAAGTACAGGGTCACTGTGCAAAAACAGAGATATGAAAGACTGGGATGAAAAGGGCACTAATAGAAGGGGTGGTGCGTTCATACACCTTTCAGTGTGAGCAGTCTATCAGCAGATCCAACCCTGCACTTAAGCTGTAGCCAAAGCAAACAAACGTGTGCATGGATAAGTGATATTCCAACTAATGTAAGTGGTGACGGTGTCAAAGCGAGAGAACCCCGCAAATGACAGGCAGTATTCTCAAATCTGGAGTTTATGGAGGACAAGCGCAACGTGAATCGTGCTGGCCACTCCAAAAAACCTGTTCTCACCCGTGTTTTTTGCAGCAtttaccatcatcatcatcatcatcatcatcatcactgcagaATATCAAATGGTAAATGCAGGCATACACTAAAAGCACTTTGAGTCACCACACATGAGCGAGTCTGATATCAGTGACTGAGGGGGGCCCTTGGAGGAGAGAATAAAGCCTTTAATTTGCAATAGTACTCATTTCAATGGTattgcataaaaatgttcagtagtAGAAAAATAAATTGCTCGTAACAAAATCATGGTTTCATGGCATTTGTTATAAAGCCCATCAGACTTCATTTTGTAAAAATCTTTACAAGATTTTCTGAAAGCAACACAACGGTTTGGATATGACCCAGAAAAGGGGTAAAATATGGAAACACCATTTTGTTCAACAAAAGGCCACGACGCTTTGAATGTAAATGAACTTTGAAAGTAAGAAAATAACTTCTGGCTGAAGAAATACTGCAGGAGGGAACGTTACCAGACTCCATATGTCACAGCGATTATGTTGAGCTCAGTCTGAGTCTTGCATTAAGACCTATTCACTAACGTTCCGCATCGCTTCCACAGTAAGgctgcatgtgtatgtgtgtgtgtgtgtgtgtgtgtgtgtgtgtgtgtgtgtgtgtgtgtgtgtgtgtgtgtgtgtgtgtgtgtctgctgatcAGTTCGTTCCTGCAATTTCTctttcaaataaatgaaataaacgTGTCTCCCGTAATAACAGTTGGCATATATTAAAGAAATAATTCAGCATTTTGGAAAATACTTTCTTATAATCTCTCTTTTTGTATCCTGGCTGGGAGATGCACATTTGGTCCACAGCAGGCACCTGCTTTCAACCACACCGCCAAATGAAGGACAGACTGTTTAtcatattacagtaaatgcGTTCATTTAGTGGTCAGAATTTGTTTCTCCATCCTCCATGTGAAAAATTTGTTTTTCGCTTGCCTAATTGATTCTCATTTTCACACTTTACGTCTGCTAAGCTAACTGGCTACAGGCTGTATTGCAGTTTCGTTGTATTAATTGTTCATCGCCTCAGCTTCGCTGCAAGAAGCACCGGCTCTTTTATCCCATTTTTTTGGCAATTTTGGTAtcagaaaaggagaaaaacatcATTCAAACCACTTCCTGGTGTGTGCATTCACGTCAAAGGTGTTACAATCGTCCCCGGACGAGGATTACCATCTGATAGCTGCGTGAGTGAGAACTGACATTCATTCAAAAGAAGCTCTGAGGGCGCTCAAACAGTATGAGAGGAGTCTTCATGCCGTATCATTTGGTGAGAGAGGATGCAGTAGAAAACATGGCTTCACCTCTTTTTGGGACACTGAATCACAGAGAATTTcaccagttgtttttttttcttcacatctTCATTGTACATTAAATCACAATACTCAAACAGTTAgaaaagagagatgaaagtaTTTCTTCGTCTGTACAGATTTTCTTGATGAGTCGGGTCATGAAAAGGGCTTAAGGCAGATACACTGACTTGAATGATCCTTTGATATATCATGTGCATGGTGAGGAGATGGCTACGACGGATGAAGAGGGGGGAGCAAATGGAACGTTCCAGCCATTTGAGGTGTCTGACTGGCATGGTGCCGTGCCTGGCTGAGGGTCTGAGTGCTTGATGGGTCACAAAGGGCCCCTACTTGTCCTGGAGGTGGAGACGGACGCTAGGTCAAGGCACTGGATGAGAGTGGCCCCCGTCCCTGGGGCTCTAACGTGGCCCTGAGGGACTTGTTGTGCTGCTCACACTACGGTCGAAACaccttcatctgctgctctggctCCAACTtttctaaaactaaaaaaaaagaagaggttaaaacaaaacatattggGCTATCCACAAAGAGAGAAACTATTAATAACGTCTCATTAACACATCTGCCTGGTCAAACATCCTCCCTGGGCCGTATATATATTTAGAGGATTCTCTATAATGGAGCTGATAAAAAGCGCACTCTCATGCTGGAATCAATGATATGATTACATGTCTTGGTCGCTGATTTGGCCCCATTGTCCGACTGTGCTGTATGTCTTTGGAGCCGTGCTGAAAAAGCCACCCTGAATCAGAGCTATTGTGTTGATGCTGGTGAAGAAAAGAACGAggtgaaaagaaaataaagaaagagcCACAAAAAAGCCATTCAGTGGCGCGAAAAGGAATAGACTTCTTGTTGATTGATAAAACAGCCGTATcctactgtagtgtgtgtgtgtgtgtgtgtgtgtgtgtgtgtgtgtgtgtgtgtgtgtgtgtgtgtgtgtgtgtgtgtgtgtgtgtgtgtgtttccatttgGATGCTTTACATCTAATGGAGCTTTTCAGGGGACTAGGTCCATTTCCAGCAGATGTATTCACTTCTGCACCCATTCAACAGCCAACCTCTGCTTTTAGTACAAAGCTCAAAATGTGTGATGTTAACTGAAGGTAAATAAAAACGGCCCCTTGTTTTTGTGGCTCCCGtccatctctgctgctctcgcACACGCAGATTGTGGTGGGAACAGGGAAGATTGAAGCAGTGGACTCTAAGTGGACACGCGCAGCCGACTCGCTGTAGCTGAGCTGACTTCCTGACAGACGCGTACGAGGGTAAAACATCACCAGCGTGTTTTCATCCGAGATCTCAGCGCGTCACGTATACAGAAGAGTATAAATCAGTTTGCATTTTGAATGGAGTTTGAAAAAGACTAAACTTCTGCCTCGTCAATAGCAGGAATGGCATTTATGATTTCATActgtatttctttttaaaatcgTTGGTACCTTTTAGTGGAGGCGCTGGAAGCTTCCTCCTCTGATGACGCGACGAGTCCAGGGTTTGAGGCTGtagtaaaaatagtaaaaagcagcaaaaagtcATGTCAAAGCATAACATATGAACACTTGAACTacactgcgcacacacacacacacacacacacacacacacacacacacacacacacacacacacacacacacacacacacacacacacacaccttttcctTTGGTTTGCTCTTGGAGAAGCGGTTGCAGACAGCCACGTTGAGCCCGGCTGTTTTCAGAGCCGATATCCGGGCCTCGATGTTTGATATCTAGAGGAAGAAAAGGCCTTTAGTGAATCTGAAACGCACAAATCATTGTTTAGTTGAGTCAGAAAGGACAATCACATGTACATGTTTCACTTTAATAGGGACACTGAGCTGGACATATTTGAGTGGTTCTGGATCTGTCACCTGGAGCTCAGACTGCTGGACCTGAGCAGCGGCTGTGGCCACCTGGTCCTCCAGAAAGGCCAGCTCCGTGTCTGTGGTTCCGCTGCTAATGCCACGCGCGCACTGCTCCAGATCCCCAAGAGCCCCCTCGAGGCCGTACACGGCGCCAGCAGCCAGGTACACCTGAACGAAGAAGGGCGGGATGTGGTTTTAGGGGGGTCCGGAGCGAGGCTGGAACGCTGGACCGTCTCACCTACATTCTCCTCAATCTTGGTCAGCCTGTGATCCAGCCTGCGGTTCtcggagctgctggagacggGGGAAGCGCTCACGGACTCGGACGGCGCGTAGCCCTCGCCGCCCGCCTCACCGATCAGCTCCTCGGTGGCGttcagcaccttcagcacctctgTGGTGATGCTGCAGAGAGAGGCCGCTGAGTACTTCTGCTTCAATTAgggaacacacaaaaacagtgcGGCTCTCAGTCACTTACACGACCAGTGCAGAAAGGCTGAATCTGAAAGCGGCTTCAGAGAGAAGGAATATTATTTATGCCTATACAAAACATGAATTCAATGAATATTGAattgaaagaaaaataatttaatgtatcaggaaaaaaaagaatcacattAAGGATCATTCGGTGTAATGCCTTTTTTAAGTGGCTTCATtactaatgtttgtgttttcgtCAGACCCTCATCTTCGCATGTAAAAGAACAGGTGACGCACACGCGTGACTGGAAAAGTATCTCTTCATGCCGTTATTTTAACGCCTGCATGCACAGATGTGGAATCAGGAATTCAGTTAATATCTGAAAGTGAACCGGCTTTGTTTATCGAGACTTATGTTCACATTTAGGCTGTAATGAGTAACCTCTGCATTGAAGGTGTTTTTTCCCCTAATGACGAGAGAGGAAATATAAATCGATAATGAATGAATTACAGCTTTGATCAGGGCCTGATCAGAGGCGTATTGATCCCTCTTAGCTACGCTTTCACAACGTGACAAGTCTAAAAGTCCCAGCTGGTGACAGGAAGAGGCAGCAGACGACGACGTTAGCGCTCGGCTAACTAGCAGGCAGCAGACCAGAGATGACAAACAGGACGCGAGGCTTCTTatcttcaaacacacactgtgttctGAGATATTGGCTTGAGCTGATCAATGGAGATATGGATGTTTGTTAAGAGCCTGTGCAGAGCTGTCATCCACAAAGAAGCAGGCCGTCACTGATGATGGGTTcaacagacacatacacacccctGCTTATACATTAGGCTAATTTAAAAGGGAGATGGAGCATCAGAACccttgtgttgctttttttttctggcatCTATGTTAAAATTGACATCTTTTAGTTTCACCACATTCCCGATAAGAGAAATGTAAAATACAAGCAATGAGCAGCTTGCGCTGTTTccagtttacattttaaatataatcCAAAATCAAGGTccctctaaataaataaatacataatatttTTCTAAGTACACATCAAAAAGCTACAAACATCATCGTCACATGTTCAGTATTGATGTTAAACCTCAGCTGTTCTGTGCAGTTTCTAAGGGAAAAGTGAAAACCAACAGAAATAGATCACATTAATACGTGTCACACGTTTTAAAGGAGACGAGCATTACTCATAACATGCCTCATCATGAGTGCGGTTAATGACCGGCATCGACCCACACACCTCCAGCGTGGGACTCGTGAATGAGGTGAGCTCGTAGGTGCGCGCTcaattgtgtgtgcgtgcgtgtgtttgtcagGTGACTTCATTAAAGTGTGGGTGAGACTGAGAATGAGAAACAAACAGTGCTCTAATATCTACACACAGACGCATGTTCCCCAGCAGACGTCAATGAAGATGAAACCTCAGAATAAAATACAACTAAGGGAAACTCAAACAATTCGAGTAATTTACGCCAGTgttgaaaaaagaaacattatcTGATGTGAAGTAACAGTAACTACCTAATAAAGGAGAAAACTAACTTGATGAACTAACGACCAACTGCTTTTGATTTCCCTCTGATAAGTTTGCGAATTGACTAATAATGTAAACATGTCACAGTACATACTTTTTTACCAACAAAAAATGGGAAGCACAGGGAGAAAAGGCAAGGAAAGCGGGACGAAAAGTGAAAAAACACAGATAAGAGTGGAAGATGagagaacaaaagacaaatgaacGAGTGGACATCACAACACAACTTCCCTCTGAGACGCACTTTTCCTGCACAAACAGCTGAAGctaaacattcattcattcattcattcatgctgCTGAAGCGAGGTGTGTGCTCACTACTTACCTGGTTGTCTGACAGCACCCCCTCCAGGCAGGACGGTGTAACAGCAGGCGAGCTGGCGCTGGAGCCGCTCCTCGTGACTCCCCTCTGTCCCGCTTCcttgtctccttctcttttaTGCTGCCTCTTACTTTGCCGGCCCGACTTCCTTTTGTCTCCTCTCTTCTTGTCCTGGTTGTCCACTTTCTCCTCCAAACTCTCCGCCGCTCTCTCCAGCCTCTTCTCCCAAactcttccctcctctctcactGAAGCGCTCTTCATCAGCCTCCCGCTTCTTTTCGCCTCTTGCCCGTTCACTTGCTCCACCGTTTCACACGTTcgcttctcctctctttctgtgtCCTTCGCTCTCGGCTTCTCCTTCCGCCTGTCACTCTGTTTCTCCGCAGGCCACTGTGTGCAGTCCTCCTCCGATGAGCTGCTGTTGGCACAGTTGACCGGCTGGCTCAGTCTGGGTTGCGGGTCGTCTTCCAGAGGGCCGCTGGGCAGGCGATGGGCTCCCAGGGCAAGGGAGCAGGGCTGAGGGGGCCGCAGGGCCGCTGAAGCCGGGGCCACCGTGTCCAGGCTTTCTGGCTCCGGTGTCATGGCATGTGATTGGAAGGCGTCCGGTGCAGCTGTGACCATGGGCAGAGGGTCCGGCGTGGGCTGCTCCTCAGATAAGGCCCTCTTCCTGAGGACGTTG from Betta splendens chromosome 4, fBetSpl5.4, whole genome shotgun sequence includes:
- the shrprbck1r gene encoding ranBP-type and C3HC4-type zinc finger-containing protein 1 isoform X1, which translates into the protein MSLSSGGWTSSPGFTPDQPAALPAHYGASPPQLACPTVLMSARVSVCHSGIRPLCLPGAGDESLRLQLSMDPGKSGEFRLSLQDGGGGTGRSATIAEFDLRAVNYEVKSPKCHELSLVAPPCDRISFNFRSDKEAQEWATVVMSSLREAHRAPPQQQGSSLDGLHCQNTSALQQTEDTCIELSRAIEAGDSQSASVFAATLARQRAALKIQPSAQGYEDTEINLTVIVEDSTTSCCVTLKVFQHMTTAALKQQMFLEYGFHPRVQRWVIGQCLCTDQRTLASYGVRQDGDPAFLYLLSARHARLTRQALQQDQESALLLSPTSLSLHTPQLPTTSANSATSQDWRPYTTLPPRLHTSKNTVSGVPERGNIFEIKDLTNLDMPQLNKALTVSKASSQGWSCPSCTYINKPTRPGCEICSTNRPDNYVIPDGYRPDALELRRIQKEKEAIRQYQQAKEEERMENFARLVMMDGQDLVPNPEPVECRICYIDLQPGEGVLLRECLHCFCRECLRSVIMLTEEPEVSCPYRDDTYSCTCFLQEREIKALVPAEEYERWLQRGLSVAESRCEGSYHCATPDCTGWCVYEDTVNVFHCPVCGKHNCLICKSIHEGMNCKQYQDDLAARAINDSAARRTTHLLKTLVQSGEAMHCPQCSIIVQKRDGCDWLRCTVCHTEICWVTRGPRWGPGGPGDTSGGCRCNVNNQKCHPKCQNCH
- the shrprbck1r gene encoding ranBP-type and C3HC4-type zinc finger-containing protein 1 isoform X3, with the protein product MSLSSGGWTSSPGFTPDQPAALPAHYGASPPQLACPTVLMSARVSVCHSGIRPLCLPGAGDESLRLQLSMDPGKSGEFRLSLQDGGGGTGRSATIAEFDLRAVNYEVKSPKCHELSLVAPPCDRISFNFRSDKEAQEWATVVMSSLREAHRAPPQQQGSSLDGLHCQNTSALQQTEDTCIELSRAIEAGDSQSASVFAATLARQRAALKIQPSAQGYEDTEINLTVIVEDSTTSCCVTLKVFQHMTTAALKQQMFLEYGFHPRVQRWVIGQCLCTDQRTLASYGVRQDGDPAFLYLLSARHARLTRQALQQDQESALLLSPTSLSLHTPQLPTTSANSATSQDWRPYTTLPPRLHTSKNTVSGVPERGNIFEIKDLTNLDMPQLNKALTGWSCPSCTYINKPTRPGCEICSTNRPDNYVIPDGYRPDALELRRIQKEKEAIRQYQQAKEEERMENFARLVMMDGQDLVPNPEPVECRICYIDLQPGEGVLLRECLHCFCRECLRSVIMLTEEPEVSCPYRDDTYSCTCFLQEREIKALVPAEEYERWLQRGLSVAESRCEGSYHCATPDCTGWCVYEDTVNVFHCPVCGKHNCLICKSIHEGMNCKQYQDDLAARAINDSAARRTTHLLKTLVQSGEAMHCPQCSIIVQKRDGCDWLRCTVCHTEICWVTRGPRWGPGGPGDTSGGCRCNVNNQKCHPKCQNCH